In Rhodococcus sp. OK302, one genomic interval encodes:
- a CDS encoding methane monooxygenase, producing MSKQSLTKAHAKISEMTWDPTFATPATRFGTDYTFEKAPKKDPLKQIMRSYFPMEEEKDNRVYGAMDGAIRGNMFRQVQQRWMEWQKLFLSIIPFPEISAARAMPMAIDAVPNPEIHNGLAVQMIDEVRHSTIQMNLKKLYMNNYIDPAGFDMTEKAFANNYAGTIGRQFGEGFITGDAITAANIYLTVVAETAFTNTLFVAMPDEAAANGDYLLPTVFHSVQSDESRHISNGYSILLMALADERNRPLLERDLRYAWWNNHCVVDAAIGTFIEYGTKDRRKDRESYAEMWRRWIYDDYYRSYLIPLEKYGLTIPHDLVEEAWNRITNKGYVHEVARFFATGWPVNYWRIDTMTDKDFEWFEHKYPGWYSKYGKWWEEYNRLAYPGRNKPIAFEEVGYQYPHRCWTCMVPALIREDMVVEKVDNQWRTYCSETCYWTDAVAFREEYQGKATPNMGRLTGFREWETLHHDKDLADIVKDLGYVRDDGKTLVGQPHLHLDDPKKLWTLDDVRGNTFQSPNVLLNQMSDAERTAHIAAYRAGATPA from the coding sequence TTGAGTAAACAAAGCTTGACGAAGGCCCACGCGAAGATCAGTGAGATGACCTGGGATCCGACATTCGCCACCCCGGCCACTCGATTCGGCACCGATTACACGTTTGAGAAGGCCCCGAAAAAGGATCCCCTCAAGCAGATCATGCGATCGTATTTTCCGATGGAGGAGGAGAAGGACAACCGCGTCTACGGTGCGATGGACGGCGCGATCCGCGGCAATATGTTCCGTCAGGTCCAGCAGCGGTGGATGGAATGGCAGAAGTTGTTCCTGTCGATCATCCCGTTCCCCGAGATCTCGGCGGCCAGGGCGATGCCGATGGCCATCGACGCCGTTCCGAATCCGGAAATCCACAACGGGCTTGCGGTGCAGATGATCGATGAGGTTCGGCACTCGACGATTCAGATGAACCTCAAGAAGCTGTACATGAACAACTACATCGATCCCGCCGGATTCGACATGACCGAGAAGGCATTTGCGAACAACTATGCCGGCACGATCGGGCGCCAGTTCGGTGAAGGGTTCATCACCGGCGACGCAATTACCGCCGCCAATATCTATCTGACGGTGGTCGCGGAGACGGCTTTCACGAACACATTGTTCGTCGCGATGCCGGACGAGGCTGCCGCGAATGGCGACTACTTGCTGCCCACCGTATTTCACTCAGTGCAGTCCGACGAGTCGCGGCATATCTCCAACGGATATTCGATTCTGCTGATGGCGTTGGCAGACGAGCGCAACCGACCTCTCCTCGAGCGAGACCTGCGCTACGCGTGGTGGAACAACCACTGTGTTGTCGATGCCGCGATCGGGACGTTCATCGAGTACGGGACCAAGGACCGCCGCAAGGACCGGGAAAGCTACGCCGAAATGTGGCGGCGGTGGATCTACGACGATTACTACCGTAGCTACCTGATCCCGCTCGAAAAGTACGGCTTGACCATCCCACACGACCTGGTCGAGGAAGCGTGGAATCGCATCACGAACAAGGGCTACGTGCACGAGGTCGCGAGGTTCTTCGCCACCGGTTGGCCAGTCAACTACTGGCGAATCGACACGATGACCGACAAGGACTTCGAGTGGTTCGAACATAAGTATCCGGGCTGGTACTCGAAGTACGGGAAGTGGTGGGAAGAGTACAACCGTCTCGCTTACCCAGGCCGGAACAAGCCGATCGCCTTCGAGGAGGTCGGGTACCAGTACCCGCACAGGTGCTGGACCTGCATGGTTCCCGCTCTCATCCGTGAGGACATGGTTGTGGAGAAGGTCGACAACCAATGGCGAACCTATTGCTCGGAGACCTGCTACTGGACCGACGCTGTTGCATTCCGTGAGGAATACCAGGGTAAGGCAACCCCGAACATGGGACGCCTCACCGGATTCCGTGAATGGGAGACCTTGCATCACGACAAGGATCTCGCCGATATCGTCAAGGATCTCGGGTATGTCCGCGACGACGGTAAGACCCTTGTCGGTCAGCCGCACCTGCACCTTGATGATCCGAAGAAACTGTGGACCCTCGACGACGTCCGCGGAAATACGTTCCAGAGCCCCAATGTGCTCTTGAATCAGATGTCCGACGCGGAACGCACGGCACATATCGCGGCATATCGAGCCGGCGCGACGCCCGCCTGA
- a CDS encoding sigma-54-dependent Fis family transcriptional regulator, producing the protein MAAPKHFSENNPTNGADLRLHHWLRVSWSRSRAALGEIDEPTASYIESTTVDSVLTRAANPVLSALASEIDNEPVSLILSDAKGTVLRRYGGDSALLAALDRVDLAPGFRYSESQVGTNGIGTALEVGSPIVINGDEHYSGPLRSFSCAGALVTHPLTGAVLGVVDLTTKAENMNALLLSFAKLAAARIKERILDDANEHNRAVLSAYHAASHSGQSVIAVGDEVLMINALTQQLFDSHDQAAIIDRIRDARGQSKSFTVLTDLPSGATARLSYQPTFANDKLAGGIVRITEQLATRTTQFVGTLNLRAVAGSSAVWMRTVHNVVDACKRHEWLVLDGEPGVGKTTLIRAAHEHLSNSHHLAILDAATLVGEDLLAHVSDELETGSDLAVLHAHRLSEDDLAGLGHLLQDATQGAFPREPWVALTMHPEEPSSTSSLLRLFPKSISVPPLRYHLEDIPDLVRSLLRTVGAADLTLSPASLNQLTRMAWRGNITHLRNVLEEIHRHRRSGVVEPDALPSECRATTWRNLTKLQSLERDAIVDALALHVGDKTAAAQALGMSRATIYRKIREFGIAYKAPRIPPVSN; encoded by the coding sequence ATGGCTGCGCCCAAACATTTTTCAGAAAACAATCCCACGAATGGGGCCGATCTGCGCCTGCATCACTGGCTACGAGTGTCGTGGTCACGATCACGGGCCGCACTGGGTGAAATCGACGAACCAACCGCGTCCTACATCGAATCAACGACAGTCGACAGCGTTCTGACACGCGCCGCAAATCCGGTTTTGTCCGCGCTGGCTTCCGAAATCGACAACGAACCGGTCTCTCTCATTCTCAGCGATGCCAAGGGTACGGTCCTCAGACGCTACGGCGGGGACAGTGCTTTGCTCGCAGCCCTCGATCGCGTCGACCTGGCCCCCGGATTTCGCTACTCGGAATCCCAGGTGGGAACCAACGGCATCGGCACAGCCCTCGAAGTCGGTTCTCCCATCGTCATCAACGGGGACGAGCATTACAGTGGGCCCTTACGCTCGTTCTCCTGTGCCGGCGCACTCGTGACACACCCCTTGACCGGAGCCGTCCTGGGTGTCGTGGACTTGACCACCAAGGCCGAAAATATGAACGCCTTGTTGCTGTCCTTCGCCAAATTGGCCGCCGCCCGGATCAAGGAGCGCATTCTCGACGACGCCAACGAACACAATCGAGCAGTATTGAGCGCTTACCACGCAGCTAGCCACTCGGGACAGTCGGTTATCGCGGTCGGTGACGAAGTCCTGATGATCAATGCCCTGACTCAACAACTGTTCGACTCACACGATCAGGCTGCGATCATCGACCGCATCCGGGACGCTCGCGGGCAGTCCAAATCCTTCACTGTGCTCACCGATCTCCCGAGTGGAGCCACCGCCCGCCTCTCGTACCAGCCGACCTTTGCCAACGACAAGCTGGCCGGGGGAATTGTGCGGATCACGGAACAACTCGCCACCCGCACCACTCAGTTCGTAGGCACCCTGAACTTGCGCGCTGTCGCCGGCAGCAGCGCAGTGTGGATGCGTACCGTTCACAACGTCGTCGACGCCTGCAAGCGGCACGAATGGTTGGTGCTCGACGGTGAACCCGGCGTCGGAAAGACCACACTGATTCGAGCGGCGCACGAGCACCTTTCGAACTCACATCACCTTGCAATACTCGACGCAGCCACACTCGTCGGGGAGGACCTGCTCGCCCATGTTTCGGACGAATTGGAAACCGGATCCGATCTTGCGGTCCTCCATGCACACAGACTCAGCGAGGACGATCTCGCAGGACTCGGCCATCTTCTGCAAGATGCCACCCAAGGCGCTTTCCCCCGTGAACCCTGGGTTGCGCTGACCATGCACCCGGAAGAGCCGAGCTCTACCTCGTCGCTACTGCGACTGTTCCCGAAGTCGATCAGCGTACCGCCCCTGCGATACCACCTCGAAGACATCCCAGACCTAGTGAGATCGCTTCTCCGAACCGTCGGTGCAGCAGATCTGACCCTGTCACCCGCTTCATTGAACCAGCTCACACGAATGGCATGGCGAGGAAACATTACCCACTTGCGCAACGTCCTCGAAGAGATCCATCGTCACCGACGCTCCGGAGTCGTAGAACCTGACGCTCTGCCCTCCGAATGCCGAGCAACCACGTGGAGAAATCTGACCAAGCTGCAATCCCTCGAACGCGACGCGATAGTGGATGCACTCGCGCTACACGTCGGCGACAAGACCGCCGCCGCACAAGCATTGGGCATGTCACGAGCCACGATTTACCGCAAGATCCGCGAATTCGGCATAGCCTACAAAGCCCCGAGAATCCCACCCGTATCCAATTGA
- a CDS encoding YncE family protein: MTVLDRPHPRTRWSRAAAALGAGALAAAMTLGVGTASADTVDPTPIPVGAEPAGVAITPDGTRAYVTNWGAGAVSVINTSDNIVTATVPVGSLPQGVAITPNGLRAYVTNRGNNTVSVINTSDNTVDPTPITVGSEPIGVAITPDGLRAYVSNANGNTVSVINTTDNTVTTTPIPVAANPWAVAISPNGAHAYVTHRNSNTVSVINTTDNTVNPTPITVGQGPTSIAFTPDGLRAYVVNLESNSVSVINTSDNTVTGAPIPVGQRPYQVAITPDGQRAYVSNRTDSTVSVINTTDNTVTTTINLPAGGNPFGVAITPDGLRAYVTNNANATVSVITIEIAPTLTGAPPAGVVGQPYSYAFTVTGQPTPTVTAVGTLPAGLTLTEAGILSGTPTEDGTFPVTFTASNGIGTPATLDVTLTITAAPEPPSTGSLGSLGNFGS, translated from the coding sequence TTGACCGTTCTCGATCGACCACACCCACGCACTCGATGGTCCCGCGCCGCGGCAGCTCTGGGCGCCGGCGCGCTCGCTGCCGCCATGACCCTCGGCGTCGGGACCGCATCCGCCGACACCGTCGACCCCACGCCGATCCCGGTCGGCGCTGAGCCGGCCGGAGTGGCAATCACCCCCGACGGCACCCGCGCCTACGTCACCAACTGGGGTGCCGGGGCGGTGTCGGTGATCAACACCAGCGACAACATCGTCACTGCCACCGTTCCGGTCGGTTCACTTCCGCAGGGGGTGGCGATCACCCCCAACGGCCTGCGCGCCTATGTCACCAACCGAGGCAACAACACGGTGTCGGTAATCAACACCAGCGACAACACCGTCGACCCCACACCCATCACGGTCGGTTCAGAACCGATCGGAGTGGCGATCACCCCCGATGGCCTACGCGCCTACGTCTCCAACGCGAACGGCAACACCGTGTCGGTGATCAACACCACCGACAACACCGTCACCACCACACCCATCCCAGTCGCCGCGAATCCATGGGCAGTAGCGATCAGCCCGAACGGTGCCCACGCCTACGTCACCCACCGCAATAGCAACACCGTGTCGGTCATCAACACCACCGACAACACCGTCAATCCCACACCCATCACGGTCGGTCAAGGTCCGACATCGATAGCGTTCACCCCCGACGGCTTACGCGCCTACGTCGTCAACCTGGAGAGCAACTCGGTGTCGGTGATCAACACCAGCGACAACACCGTCACCGGCGCACCCATCCCTGTCGGCCAGCGCCCGTACCAGGTAGCGATCACCCCTGACGGTCAACGCGCCTACGTGTCCAACAGGACCGACAGCACGGTATCGGTCATCAATACCACCGACAACACCGTCACGACCACCATCAACCTCCCTGCCGGCGGAAATCCGTTCGGGGTGGCGATCACCCCCGACGGCCTCCGCGCCTACGTCACCAACAATGCCAACGCCACGGTATCGGTGATCACAATCGAAATAGCTCCCACACTCACCGGGGCACCGCCCGCCGGCGTTGTCGGCCAGCCCTACAGTTACGCCTTCACTGTCACCGGACAACCGACCCCCACCGTGACCGCAGTCGGTACTCTGCCCGCCGGTCTGACACTCACTGAAGCCGGCATCCTGTCCGGAACACCCACCGAGGATGGGACGTTCCCCGTCACCTTCACGGCGTCTAACGGCATCGGCACCCCCGCCACCCTTGACGTCACCCTCACCATCACCGCAGCTCCGGAACCGCCCTCGACGGGTTCACTCGGATCGCTCGGAAACTTCGGCTCCTAA
- a CDS encoding fused (3R)-hydroxyacyl-ACP dehydratase subunits HadA/HadB: MKESLMEAAFDAAGLVGYRYRTEDFYEMGREKIREYARAVQDLHPAHWSEDAAGALGYAGLIAPTTFLSTVAMLANRRLLETVVSGDDIVVQTDQVFEMHKPILTGDRLISDVELTSVRRIADKNLLTITNTFIDQTGDTVQVMHTTVVAITGGDVNADMSETIERVIMSGLDTTSQTVIAAADGLPVTKPDSKTAARLSQVSRTRVPHTAIRFHDIAIGDELPTRTVRLTRGDLVNYAGVSGDANPIHWHDDVAALAGLPDVIAHGMLTMGLAAGFVTGWLGDPGALIRYGVRLSNYAVVEADSAGSIEFTGRIKSVDAATKTAVVVIVAKSAGRKVFGLATADVRLA; this comes from the coding sequence ATGAAGGAGAGCTTGATGGAAGCGGCGTTCGATGCGGCTGGGCTGGTGGGGTATCGCTATCGCACCGAGGACTTTTACGAGATGGGGCGGGAAAAGATTCGCGAGTACGCGCGAGCGGTACAGGATCTCCACCCGGCGCACTGGAGTGAGGACGCTGCTGGTGCGCTCGGATACGCCGGCCTGATCGCACCGACCACATTCCTCTCTACCGTCGCGATGCTGGCCAACCGCAGACTACTCGAGACCGTCGTGAGCGGCGACGACATCGTCGTGCAGACCGATCAAGTTTTCGAAATGCACAAACCGATACTCACCGGCGACCGGTTGATCAGCGATGTTGAACTCACCTCCGTGCGCCGCATCGCAGACAAAAACCTGCTTACCATCACCAACACCTTCATCGACCAGACCGGTGACACCGTGCAGGTCATGCACACCACCGTCGTCGCAATCACCGGCGGTGACGTCAACGCCGACATGAGCGAGACGATCGAGCGCGTCATCATGAGCGGACTCGACACGACCTCGCAGACTGTGATCGCGGCAGCCGACGGACTACCGGTAACGAAACCGGATTCGAAAACCGCTGCACGCCTATCCCAAGTATCACGAACACGTGTTCCGCACACCGCAATCCGATTCCACGACATCGCCATCGGTGACGAGCTTCCCACTCGAACCGTGCGCCTGACGCGCGGCGATCTGGTGAACTATGCCGGGGTCTCCGGGGATGCCAACCCTATCCATTGGCACGACGACGTCGCTGCGCTGGCGGGTCTTCCGGACGTGATCGCCCACGGCATGCTCACAATGGGCTTGGCTGCGGGATTTGTTACTGGATGGCTCGGTGACCCGGGCGCGCTGATCAGGTACGGAGTCCGGCTATCGAACTACGCTGTCGTCGAAGCCGACTCCGCTGGAAGTATCGAGTTCACAGGGCGTATCAAGTCGGTCGACGCTGCGACCAAGACCGCTGTCGTCGTAATCGTCGCGAAATCCGCCGGACGCAAGGTCTTCGGCCTGGCTACCGCGGATGTGCGCCTCGCATAA